A section of the Serratia liquefaciens ATCC 27592 genome encodes:
- the cbpA gene encoding curved DNA-binding protein produces the protein MEFKDYYTILGVKPSDDIKAIKTAYRRLARKYHPDVSTEKNAEAQFKEVAEAYEVLKDDERRAEYDQLRQHRNDPNFGRQTQHAHANANNAEDFSDIFSSMFGEHARGQRQRQSRAMRGQDIEMEVAVFLEETLAEQARTIRYSLPVYNAFGMVEQEIPKTLNVKIPAGVGDGERIRLKGQGGPGIDGGANGDLYLIIRIAPHPMFDVVGHDLEIVLPIAPWEAALGAKVPVPTLKDSILLTIPAGSQTGQRLRVKGKGLVSKKETGDLYAVIKVVMPPKPDEKSAALWQQLAETQTSFDPRKEWSKQNG, from the coding sequence ATTATACCATTTTAGGGGTCAAACCATCAGATGACATCAAGGCGATAAAAACCGCCTATCGTCGGTTGGCGCGAAAGTATCATCCTGATGTCAGCACAGAAAAAAATGCCGAGGCACAGTTTAAAGAAGTGGCCGAAGCCTACGAGGTGCTGAAAGACGACGAGCGCCGTGCTGAATATGATCAACTGCGTCAACATCGTAATGACCCTAACTTCGGCCGCCAAACCCAGCACGCTCACGCAAATGCAAATAATGCCGAAGACTTTTCCGACATCTTTTCCTCTATGTTCGGCGAACATGCGCGCGGCCAGCGTCAGCGCCAAAGCCGAGCCATGCGCGGGCAAGATATTGAAATGGAAGTGGCCGTTTTTCTGGAAGAAACGCTGGCCGAGCAAGCCCGCACCATCCGCTATAGCCTGCCGGTCTATAACGCCTTTGGCATGGTGGAGCAGGAAATCCCCAAAACCCTTAATGTGAAGATCCCTGCCGGCGTAGGCGATGGCGAACGCATTCGCCTGAAGGGCCAGGGCGGCCCGGGGATAGACGGCGGTGCGAATGGCGATCTCTACCTTATCATCCGCATTGCGCCACACCCCATGTTCGACGTCGTAGGCCACGACCTGGAAATTGTGTTGCCGATTGCCCCTTGGGAAGCTGCGCTCGGTGCCAAGGTGCCAGTCCCTACTCTCAAAGACAGTATTTTGTTGACCATCCCTGCCGGTAGCCAAACCGGACAACGTCTGCGCGTTAAAGGGAAAGGCTTGGTCAGTAAAAAAGAAACCGGCGATTTGTATGCCGTGATCAAGGTTGTGATGCCGCCGAAACCGGACGAAAAGAGTGCTGCACTGTGGCAACAGCTGGCGGAAACTCAGACGAGCTTTGATCCGCGCAAAGAGTGGAGTAAGCAAAATGGCTAA
- the cbpM gene encoding chaperone modulator CbpM: protein MANLKVTFTITEFCLHTGVTEEELTEIVGLGVIEPRNPATEEWIFDDRALITFHRAQQLHHELALDWPGIAVTLTLLEEIEQLRKENSQLHQRLARFVTRP, encoded by the coding sequence ATGGCTAACCTAAAAGTAACCTTCACCATTACCGAGTTTTGTCTGCATACCGGTGTGACAGAAGAAGAGCTAACGGAGATTGTCGGGCTGGGCGTGATAGAGCCGCGCAACCCGGCAACGGAAGAGTGGATCTTTGACGATCGCGCCTTGATCACTTTTCATCGAGCTCAGCAATTGCACCATGAACTTGCGCTGGACTGGCCAGGTATTGCCGTCACCCTGACGTTGCTCGAAGAGATTGAGCAGTTACGTAAAGAGAACAGCCAGTTGCACCAACGGCTGGCGCGATTCGTTACCAGGCCCTGA
- a CDS encoding type II toxin-antitoxin system RelB/DinJ family antitoxin, whose amino-acid sequence MTRDSIVQARIDTNLKERAEAVFKEMGMTVSEGIRMFLKRIVKEGAMPEELLNGSNASREQPCYQAYNDILSQLEYPETQRNYSQYKSEKMGKMLNHRNQR is encoded by the coding sequence ATGACACGCGACAGTATTGTGCAGGCCCGAATTGACACCAACTTAAAAGAGCGCGCGGAAGCGGTCTTCAAAGAGATGGGGATGACAGTTTCTGAAGGTATTCGAATGTTCCTTAAACGTATAGTCAAAGAAGGGGCGATGCCGGAAGAACTGCTCAATGGCAGTAACGCCAGCCGCGAACAACCTTGCTATCAGGCTTACAATGATATTCTATCCCAATTGGAATACCCTGAAACCCAGCGGAATTATTCGCAGTATAAATCAGAGAAAATGGGTAAAATGCTTAACCATAGAAATCAACGTTAG
- a CDS encoding Hpt domain-containing protein codes for MNDKTHEDDVNKNSPGDSLSSLATHVDINRLFLLAGNDLSFINNLLYLANEENMKEIVVAQTQAREGDRVALARTIHRLKGSAQTICAKEIAAACVILESQQLAKMSVEDIHSGLKKIELLISSLDRCLRDLR; via the coding sequence TTGAATGACAAAACACATGAAGACGACGTAAATAAAAATAGTCCAGGTGACTCTCTGTCGTCACTCGCTACCCATGTGGATATTAACCGGTTGTTTCTACTTGCCGGTAACGATCTCTCTTTCATTAATAACCTGCTTTACTTAGCCAATGAAGAAAATATGAAGGAAATTGTCGTCGCTCAGACTCAGGCAAGAGAAGGCGATCGGGTTGCATTGGCCAGAACGATACATCGCTTAAAAGGCTCCGCGCAAACCATCTGTGCGAAAGAAATCGCCGCAGCCTGTGTGATACTAGAGAGCCAACAATTGGCCAAAATGAGCGTCGAAGACATTCATAGCGGGTTGAAGAAAATAGAATTATTAATATCATCGCTCGACAGGTGTTTGCGCGACTTGCGCTAG
- a CDS encoding response regulator, producing MKSVLVVDDHPVTRFAIKVLLEKEGLRVISETGDGLEALSLIEEHKPDLVIVDIDIHSISGIELVQRLRKRKFSGSILMLSGKDEPFYIKNCVSAGADGFISKANNLFDLHSAVAAINAGYGYFPLKQARQHALQPAEDKDKHAIANLSTKELQVLRYLAKGMRLVDIGLQMNISDKTVGTYKRRVMAKLELNSMMETYEFCIRNNLD from the coding sequence ATGAAAAGCGTTTTGGTTGTCGACGACCATCCTGTCACGCGTTTTGCCATTAAAGTGTTGTTGGAAAAAGAAGGCCTTAGGGTAATTAGTGAAACAGGTGATGGTTTGGAGGCGTTATCATTAATTGAGGAACATAAACCTGACCTGGTTATCGTTGATATTGACATTCACTCTATCAGCGGAATCGAACTGGTACAGCGTTTGCGCAAGCGTAAGTTCAGCGGAAGTATCCTGATGCTTTCAGGAAAGGACGAACCTTTTTATATTAAAAATTGTGTCAGTGCCGGGGCGGATGGTTTCATCAGTAAGGCAAACAACTTATTTGATCTGCACAGCGCTGTGGCGGCAATTAACGCGGGTTATGGTTATTTTCCCTTGAAACAGGCACGGCAACACGCACTGCAGCCAGCTGAAGATAAAGACAAGCATGCTATTGCCAATCTTTCCACGAAAGAGCTACAGGTGCTACGTTATTTGGCCAAAGGGATGAGGCTGGTTGATATTGGTTTGCAGATGAATATAAGTGACAAAACGGTAGGCACTTATAAAAGAAGAGTCATGGCTAAGCTGGAACTGAATAGTATGATGGAAACTTATGAGTTTTGTATAAGAAATAATTTGGATTGA